The Argopecten irradians isolate NY chromosome 4, Ai_NY, whole genome shotgun sequence genome has a window encoding:
- the LOC138321579 gene encoding uncharacterized protein has product MDKKLQKGAGEKVNRLPVQTQPVLTQTQGEEHTQPPTPNNNKLTQNKIDGMSAFRESIQDLGFSTEAEQILLSSWRQGTMQQYQTYTSQWFQYCRENKKSVLSPAVGDVVNFLTELFKKGVGYSALNTARSALSAFIKLDGVPCGNNTFVKRFLKGVFQLRPALPKNNVIWDTEIVISFVRNMDVSKLKMLTYKTVILLALSTGQRAQSLHSLDIRNITLTEHEVKLRFGEVLKTTRPGHHQCEIVLGKFSELNLCVAETLKTYLIKTELLRDNVTQNKLFLSYQKPHTAVSKATISRWIKVVLVKAGVDMTIFTPHSTRAASASAAFRANVPVQTILNTAGWSKESTFAKFYLKPVAKN; this is encoded by the coding sequence GGAGAAGAACACACTCAGCCACCCACACCTAACAACAACAAGCTTACCCAAAACAAGATTGATGGCATGTCGGCTTTCAGGGAATCGATCCAAGACCTCGGCTTTTCAACAGAGGCTGAACAAATCCTGTTGTCATCATGGAGACAAGGAACTATGCAACAATACCAAACTTACACATCtcagtggtttcaatattgccgtgaaaacaaaaaatctgTGTTGTCACCCGCTGTGGGAGATGTAGTAAATTTTTTGACAGAACTATTCAAAAAAGGTGTTGGATATAGTGCATTGAATACTGCAAGGTCAGCTCTTTCTGCATTTATCAAACTCGACGGTGTGCCCTGTGGAAATAATACATTTGTGAAGAGATTTTTAAAAGGAGTTTTTCAGTTACGTCCAGCTTTACCAAAGAACAATGTTATTTGGGATACAGAAATAGTTATTTCATTTGTTCGTAACATGGATGTATCTAAGCTGAAAATGTTGACCTACAAAACTGTGATTTTGTTAGCACTTTCTACAGGACAACGTGCTCAAAGTTTACATTCCTTGGACATTCGTAACATAACTTTAACTGAACACGAAGTGAAACTCAGATTTGGAGAGGTGTTAAAAACCACACGACCTGGACATCACCAGTGTGAAATAGTGCTTGGAAAGTTTAGTGAACTCAATCTCTGTGTTGCAGAAACATTAAAGACATATCTAATTAAAACAGAACTTTTGAGGGACAATGTAACACAAAATAAACTTTTTCTCAGCTATCAGAAACCTCACACTGCAGTGTCAAAGGCTACAATATCCAGATGGATTAAAGTTGTGTTGGTCAAGGCTGGAGTAGATATGACTATTTTCACACCCCATAGCACTAGAGCAGCTTCTGCTTCAGCGGCCTTTCGAGCTAATGTTCCAGTGCAAACAATTCTCAACACAGCAGGTTGGAGCAAAGAATCCACTTTTGCCAAATTTTATCTTAAACCTGTGGCTAAAAACTAG